Genomic DNA from Gimesia aquarii:
CCCCTGCACATCGACTGAATCTGTTCCACCTGCGTTTTTGTAGAAATCACCACAGGCAAATATCATACACTAAGTGCTTTAATCTATCTTTGACTGAAACTGTTGGTAACTTTTGCCTCGGGGCCGAGAGTACAAGTCCAAAACTCACCTGAGTTTACTTTTAAAGTCATTACGCTTAAAAGTTAGCTCGTAGTTTTAGTAGCGAATCCCGATGTTTCTAGAATTCATCAAGTAACCCTTGCTCAATTGCATTCTGAAGCAAATGACACAAAAAAAACGGCCACAGGAAAGATGATGATTCTGTTTCCTGTAGCCGTTATGACGATTATAACGCTCAATTACCCTTTACGCGTAGATCTTAGAGCGAAGAGTCTCCCTTGATTTGGCTTGAAAGTCCGCCGGCTGCAGGCAGGTACATTTTTTCTGCATAGTCCATCACCATCCGGTCTGCATTGAACCGCCAGCCTAAAGTTCGAATGGCACGCTTCATTCGTGAAATCCAACCCAGGGGAAGGTCATCCTCATTCCGGTCATAATAAAGTGGAATGACTTCTTCGTTCAATACCTTCATCAGATTGAGACCATCCCGATCATCCTGGATTTCCTGATTGACATGCGTTCGTCCCTTTCCAATAGCAAAACCGTTTTGACCATCGAAAGCTTCTGCCCACCATCCATCCAGGATAGAACAGTTGAGACCACCGTTTAATACCACTTTCTGCCCACTGGTTCCGGATGCTTCAAGTGGACGACGCGGGTTGTTCAGCCAGACATCAACGCCTTGAACAAGATGACGTCCCAGATTGATGTCATAATTTTCAAGCAACACAATTTTTCCACGGAACGGTGGTTCTTGTGTTAATTTGAAAATTCGCTGCACAATCTGCTTACCACGTTCATCGGCTGGATGTGCCTTACCCGCAAAGACGAACTGTACAGGTCGATCTGAATCTTCGATAATCTTGAGAAAAGTATCCATATCCTTCATCACAAGGTCAGCACGTTTATAAGGGGCAAAACGTCTCGCAAAACCAATCAGCAAAGCATCCGGACTCAAAGCGGTTTTCAAGTGGCTGATTTCGCTCTCAGAAGTACCTCGTCGATGCGCCTGCTTGACCAATGATTCACGAGCATAAATAATCAGGCGATTTTTTAATGACTGATGCGTTTCCCAAAGATCTCCGGGGGAAATCTCTTCAATTCCAGACCAGACATTTGACTCCCCTGTATGGTAATACCATTGAGTCGGCAATACACGGTCGTAGATCACACGCATCGGCGCAGCCAACCAGGTTGGCATATGAACGCCGTTTGTAATGTGACCGACCGGAATTTCTTCCTCACTTCGCCAGGGCCACAAAGAAGCCCACATACGACGGCTCACGACTCCATGCAGGTTTGATACCGCGTTCGCCAGACGACTCAATTTGAAGGCGAGCACGGTCATACAAAAAGTTTCTCCCTCATTCTGAGGATCGACCCGGCCTAAGCTCATCAACGCATGGTGATCCAGCCCCAGTTGATCTCCCAGCGGTCCTACATGTTCTTCGACCAGGCCTGGGTCAAACCGGTCATGACCTGCCGGAACGGGAGTGTGCGTTGTGAAGACACAGGCAGCAGCAACATCGCGTAACGCATCATCAAAAGAGAATCCATCCTCATGCATTCGGTTGCGTACACGCTCCAAGGGAGCAAATGCAGAGTGGCCTTCATTCATGTGAATGACGCTTGGCTCAATTCCGATGGCCTCCAGGGCCTTCACACCACCGATTCCCAGCATGATCTCTTGACGAATTCGCGTTCGCTGATCGCCACCGTACAACCGTGCGGTCAAGTGCCGATCTTCTTCACTATTTTCAGAAATGTCAGTATCGAGTAAATAAAGGGCAACACGTCCGACATCAATCCGCCACACCTTGGCAAAGATTTCACCGGTGCGTGTGACAACCGAAATCACAACCGGTTTTCCCTCTGGCGTGAAGGCTGGTGAAATTGGCAAGTGACTCGTTTTTGCTTCGGTGTAAGACTCCTGCTGCCAGCCCTCTTTATCAATATGCTGAGAGAAATACCCTTCTCCATAAAACAAACCGACAGCCACCAGAGGCAGACCAAGATCGGATGCACTTTTCAGATGGTCACCTGCCAGCACACCTAAACCACCAGAATAAATATGTAATGATTCGTGAATCCCAAACTCAGCCGAGAAATAGGCGGCACAGCGGTGCCCCAGAATTGTGGCATTCGTTGAACCCCACGTATCCGATCGCTCCATGTATTCCTGCCAACGGCGATAGGCGACATTCACACGGGAATGCAAACTGAGATTACTAAGTTTGTCTTCCAGTTGTTCTGGCGAATACTCTTTCAGTAATAAAACTGGATTATGATCGAGTTCAGACCATTTCTCCGGATCAATCAGATGAAAAATCTGCGTCACATCAGGCTGCCAACTCCACCAGAGATTCCCGGCCAAATCACATAGTTTCTCATAAACTGTTTTTTTTATTGACATTAAAAACCCATCCAATCCATTACGATTTATGCAGTTCTGCTTTTCCACAGATTCTTTCAGTGGTTAATGATCATTCCATTCTCACAACTTTGTTGAACCAGCAGAAGTGAGTACTGAGCGTATCATAGAAAAAACGTTTCATTCAAAAAAGGGACTCAAAGTATACTTAACCACCCAAAAACGGGGAGCCTTATTGGTCACCGATTCGGTATGTTAAAGCGAACTTCCCATTATTCCCTCCATCCCAGTTATCCCATCCATCCTATGCTAGCTCTAAAAATTCCATAGACTTCCCAAGTACAACAGAAAAACAGGTTATACTAAAATAATAATCTGTTGATATCTCCTGTTCAGCGTCCAAAATGATACCTCATTTTAGTGACGTTGTTTGAATTTGAAAGAAGTTTTTGCGATGAATATTCAGCGAGTTTCCGATCTTCCTTCACCACCTGTCCGTCCGGAAAACTCTCATAAGGGAACGTTCGGTAAAGTACTGGTTATCGCTGGCAGTTCCGGTATGAGTGGCGCTGCCTGCCTCTCTGGCTTGGGTGCATTACGTGGCGGATCGGGGCTGGTTTTTCTGGCCATTCCTGAATCGATCCAATCGATCGTCGCTACTGTGAATCCCTGTTATTTAACCATTCCGTTACCGACCGATCAACAAGGCAATCTATCTGAGGCATCCAAAACACATTTATTCAATCAACTTCATGATTTTGACGCCGTTGCCATCGGACCCGGTTGTGGGCAACACACATGGGTCCAGGAAATGACACTCAAGCTTTACACAGAACTCAAACAGACATTGATTGTTGATGCAGACGGCCTGAATGCAATCGCCACTTCAGGTAAACCGTTACCAAAAGCGGCAGGCCCCCGGATTCTGACTCCGCACCCGGGTGAGTTTTCACGTTTGATCAATCGATCAACCACTGAAATTGCCCAACAACGAGAGGAGCTTTCCATTGCGTTTTCAAAACAACATCAAGTTGTGTTGTTACTGAAAGGGTCACACTCACTCATTACAGACGGCACTCGGATCGCCGTCAATACAACGGGCAACAGTGGTTTGGCAACTGGTGGTAGCGGTGATGTACTTACCGGATTAATCACTTCACTGGCCGGTCAGGGACTGGAAGCTTTTGAAGCCGCACAACTGGCCGCACATTTGCATGGACGCGCGGGAGATCTCGCCGCACAACAACTATCGCAACCTGCCCTGATCGCCTCTGATCTTCCCGACTACCTGCCTGAAGCCTGGTTAGAATTACTTCAAAGTCAAAATTGACGATGTATCCACAGTCTTACCACCTGTAAATCGTCTTGATCCGCTTACTTTGTTTTTTGCGTTACAGACTGATTGGCTGGCATGGGATATACAGGTGCATTCGCATCCGGCGTTCGTTTCAATAGTTCGGAGAGTTGAAACCCATAATATTTCTGATTCGCAGCAGGGCTGCCATCACTGCTCGCATTGGCTACCCATAATTTCGTTGATTTTGGCTCGAATAACACATTATGTAAATTCGATTTCATCGCGACAGGACGGCTCATCAGCTTGATCGCAGATTCGGCGGTGAACGAGCCATGCCCTTGTTTGACTCGCTTGGAAAGCTCTTGATAGCGATCTCCGGCTGAGAGCAATGCGGCATCCTTCACTGCATTCGGTAGCAGGGGATGAGCTTCCCCGGGCTGAATCAGTTCCATCTTCTCCCAGGAAGTCGCCATACCAACCGCTCGATTGGTTTTGCCATCGGCAATCACATAATAATACTCACAAGTACGATAGTTATCGCGAAACACGGCAATCGCCTCATCCAGATCTTTGGCAGTTTCTAAAACTTCACGCACGAGAAACGCCATCGGCACCCCAGACCAATGCCCTAAACCTCTTCCTCCCATTTCTCCAATGGAAACGGATTTCATGTTCATCCCGGTCACAGATCCGATGAATCCGGCGTACGAAACGTTCACAAACGGGATGCCGCCCTTTGGTTCTGCGACGACTAATACCGCATGATCCTGTAAGCCCCAGTCACAGGCATAATCCAGAACACGTCCGTGATAGAGAGTTCCATCTTTCGTAGCAGAATTCGCAATCGAAAACCCACTACAATGAAACATCTCCGGAATAAAATTCGTGGCCCGCACATCTTCGAAAGCAATCTCTGCCCCTGCTGCCAAACCTTTCATTTCCTCTAAATATTTTTGAGGAGTGTAAGGCTTTTGAATTTGAACGATCGTTTCAATCGCCTGCCGTGGCTTTAATTTCACAAGCCCCAAATCAACGAGTGTCGTGTCTCCCTTATCATTTAAGAGAGTATACATATTCTTGCGAATACTCTCTTTAAGAAGGACTCCCTGTTGATACCCCATTTCATAATGAGTTCCTTTAAGATGGAGCACCAGATAGCCATCAACATTCTCCAACCATCCCTCACCACAGCGTGCAATCGTCTTACTCTCAGCAGAAGCTGTGACAGATGAAAACAAGACCACAGCCAGTAGTACTAATGAGCATAAATCTGAGAATTGGCGCGGGATACGAAACATACGAAGATCCTTTTCACTTTTCAGAACCATCATTGAAAATGGAAAATGAGTTGATTTCAGACAAGACCCTTATTATGACAAATCAGCAGAAAGTTACAAAATCAATTCTTCCTGTTGTCAACAAAAAATGAACATAAAAACACATTTCAGACTCGCATCGTAAATCAGATGCTCATAGACTTGAAATAGTCCACCTGAATGTGTGAAGATTACGGCTTGAAGACCCGCAGTAACTGTAAATACCTCATGTGTTTCTCTCCAGTTTCAGGAAATGCTGCGGGAATCGTTAGTATCTTCACACGTGGATTTTACGTCTTTTCACTCGATCTTTGTTAGTAGTCTTTATGTTCCGAGTTTTAGGCAACACTGTTGTCCGGTATTGGCAAATTTTTCTTACTGGCTGGATTTTGGCATTAGTAGGAATTTCGTATGCTGCCCCCGAATGGTCAACAGTAGTACAAAATGGTGAGTTCGCATTTCTGCCGGGGGACTC
This window encodes:
- a CDS encoding C45 family autoproteolytic acyltransferase/hydolase; the protein is MFRIPRQFSDLCSLVLLAVVLFSSVTASAESKTIARCGEGWLENVDGYLVLHLKGTHYEMGYQQGVLLKESIRKNMYTLLNDKGDTTLVDLGLVKLKPRQAIETIVQIQKPYTPQKYLEEMKGLAAGAEIAFEDVRATNFIPEMFHCSGFSIANSATKDGTLYHGRVLDYACDWGLQDHAVLVVAEPKGGIPFVNVSYAGFIGSVTGMNMKSVSIGEMGGRGLGHWSGVPMAFLVREVLETAKDLDEAIAVFRDNYRTCEYYYVIADGKTNRAVGMATSWEKMELIQPGEAHPLLPNAVKDAALLSAGDRYQELSKRVKQGHGSFTAESAIKLMSRPVAMKSNLHNVLFEPKSTKLWVANASSDGSPAANQKYYGFQLSELLKRTPDANAPVYPMPANQSVTQKTK
- a CDS encoding NAD(P)H-hydrate dehydratase — its product is MNIQRVSDLPSPPVRPENSHKGTFGKVLVIAGSSGMSGAACLSGLGALRGGSGLVFLAIPESIQSIVATVNPCYLTIPLPTDQQGNLSEASKTHLFNQLHDFDAVAIGPGCGQHTWVQEMTLKLYTELKQTLIVDADGLNAIATSGKPLPKAAGPRILTPHPGEFSRLINRSTTEIAQQREELSIAFSKQHQVVLLLKGSHSLITDGTRIAVNTTGNSGLATGGSGDVLTGLITSLAGQGLEAFEAAQLAAHLHGRAGDLAAQQLSQPALIASDLPDYLPEAWLELLQSQN
- the glgP gene encoding alpha-glucan family phosphorylase, with product MSIKKTVYEKLCDLAGNLWWSWQPDVTQIFHLIDPEKWSELDHNPVLLLKEYSPEQLEDKLSNLSLHSRVNVAYRRWQEYMERSDTWGSTNATILGHRCAAYFSAEFGIHESLHIYSGGLGVLAGDHLKSASDLGLPLVAVGLFYGEGYFSQHIDKEGWQQESYTEAKTSHLPISPAFTPEGKPVVISVVTRTGEIFAKVWRIDVGRVALYLLDTDISENSEEDRHLTARLYGGDQRTRIRQEIMLGIGGVKALEAIGIEPSVIHMNEGHSAFAPLERVRNRMHEDGFSFDDALRDVAAACVFTTHTPVPAGHDRFDPGLVEEHVGPLGDQLGLDHHALMSLGRVDPQNEGETFCMTVLAFKLSRLANAVSNLHGVVSRRMWASLWPWRSEEEIPVGHITNGVHMPTWLAAPMRVIYDRVLPTQWYYHTGESNVWSGIEEISPGDLWETHQSLKNRLIIYARESLVKQAHRRGTSESEISHLKTALSPDALLIGFARRFAPYKRADLVMKDMDTFLKIIEDSDRPVQFVFAGKAHPADERGKQIVQRIFKLTQEPPFRGKIVLLENYDINLGRHLVQGVDVWLNNPRRPLEASGTSGQKVVLNGGLNCSILDGWWAEAFDGQNGFAIGKGRTHVNQEIQDDRDGLNLMKVLNEEVIPLYYDRNEDDLPLGWISRMKRAIRTLGWRFNADRMVMDYAEKMYLPAAGGLSSQIKGDSSL